The Cynocephalus volans isolate mCynVol1 chromosome 2, mCynVol1.pri, whole genome shotgun sequence genome window below encodes:
- the PELO gene encoding protein pelota homolog produces the protein MKLVRKDIEKDNAGQVTLVPEEPEDMWHTYNLVQVGDSLRASTIRKVQTESSTGSVGSNRVRTTLTLCVEAIDFDSQACQLRVKGTNIQENEYVKMGAYHTIELEPNRQFTLAKKQWDSVVLERIEQACDPAWSADVAAVVMQEGLAHICLVTPSMTLTRAKVEVNIPRKRKGNCSQHDRALERFYDQVIQAIQRHIHFDVVKCILVASPGFVREQFCDYMFQQAVKTDNKVLLENRSKFLQVHASSGHKYSLKEALCDPTVASRLSDTKAAGEVKALDDFYKMLQHEPDRAFYGLKQVEKANEAMAIDTLLISDELFRHQDVATRSRYVRLVDSVKENAGTVRIFSSLHVSGEQLSQLTGVAAILRFPVPELSDQEDDSSSEED, from the exons ATGAAGCTCGTGAGGAAGGACATTGAGAAGGACAATGCGGGCCAGGTGACCCTGGTCCCCGAGGAGCCTGAGGACATGTGGCACACCTACAATCTAGTGCAGGTGGGCGACAGCTTGCGCGCCTCCACAATCCGCAAGGTACAGACTGAGTCTTCCACAGGCAGCGTGGGAAGCAACCGGGTCCGCACCACCCTCACTCTCTGCGTGGAAGCCATCGACTTCGACTCACAAGCCTGCCAGCTGAGGGTCAAGGGGACCAATATCCAAGAGAATGAGTATGTGAAGATGGGGGCTTACCACACTATCGAGCTGGAACCCAACCGCCAATTCACCTTGGCCAAGAAACAATGGGACAGTGTGGTTCTGGAGCGCATCGAGCAGgcctgtgacccagcctggagcgCTGATGTGGCAGCTGTAGTGATGCAGGAAGGCCTCGCCCATATCTGCCTAGTCACTCCCAGCATGACCCTCACTCGGGCCAAGGTGGAGGTGAACATCCCTAGGAAACGGAAAGGCAACTGCTCCCAACATGACCGGGCCTTGGAGAGGTTCTATGACCAGGTGATCCAGGCCATCCAGCGCCACATACACTTTGATGTTGTAAAGTGCATCCTGGTGGCCAGCCCAGGATTTGTGAGGGAGCAGTTCTGCGACTACATGTTTCAGCAAGCTGTGAAGACTGACAACAAAGTGCTCTTGGAAAACCGGTCCAAATTCCTTCAG GTTCATGCCTCCTCTGGACACAAGTACTCCCTGAAAGAAGCCCTTTGTGACCCTACTGTAGCTAGCCGCCTTTCAGACACTAAAGCTGCTGGGGAAGTAAAAGCTTTGGATGACTTCTATAAAATGTTACAACATGAACCTGACCGAGCTTTCTACGGACTCAAGCAGGTGGAGAAGGCCAACGAAGCCATGGCAATTGACACGTTGCTCATCAGTGATGAGCTTTTCAGGCATCAGGATGTAGCCACACGGAGCCGGTATGTGAGGCTGGTGGACAGTGTGAAAGAGAATGCAGGCACGGTTAGAATATTCTCTAGTCTTCATGTGTCTGGAGAACAGCTCAGCCAATTGACTGGAGTAGCTGCCATTCTCCGCTTCCCTGTCCCTGAACTCTCTGACCAAGAGGATGATTCCAGTTCTGAAGAGGATTGA